The following proteins come from a genomic window of Pseudomonas hygromyciniae:
- a CDS encoding urate hydroxylase PuuD — protein sequence MEAHLLEWLNLSVRWVHMITGVAWIGASFYFVWLENNLNRVNPKNGLAGDLWAIHGGGIYHLEKYKLAPPTMPDNLHWFKWEAYFTWMSGVALLCVVFYLNPTLYLLAPGSSLSGTEGVLLGIGSLFAGWFIYSFLCDSALGKRPALLGLILFVLLIGAAYGFSKVFSGRGAYLHVGAIIGTIMVGNVFRIIMPAQRALVAAIAENRTPDPALPAKGLLRSRHNNYFTLPVLFIMISNHFPSTYGSQYNWLILAGIAVAAVLVRHYFNTRHDSQKYAWTLPVGALAMICLAYVTGPKPVATTPDVAKAPAAIEYQPLPETALGGGLKPAAAATPAPAAEAAPAQASTDFGKVHSVIEERCTVCHSAKPTSPLFSTAPAGVMFDTPAQIQQQAARIQAQAVASQIMPLGNITQMTQQERELIGSWINQGARTN from the coding sequence GTGGAAGCACATCTGTTGGAATGGCTGAACCTAAGCGTGCGCTGGGTTCATATGATCACTGGCGTGGCCTGGATCGGTGCGTCTTTCTATTTCGTCTGGCTGGAAAACAACCTGAACCGCGTCAACCCCAAAAACGGCCTGGCTGGCGATTTATGGGCAATCCACGGTGGCGGTATCTACCACCTGGAAAAATACAAACTGGCCCCACCGACCATGCCGGACAACCTGCACTGGTTCAAATGGGAGGCCTATTTCACCTGGATGTCGGGCGTCGCGCTGCTGTGCGTGGTGTTCTACCTCAACCCGACGCTGTACCTGCTTGCCCCCGGCAGCAGCCTCAGTGGTACCGAAGGCGTGTTGCTGGGCATAGGCTCACTGTTCGCCGGCTGGTTCATCTACTCCTTTCTGTGCGACTCGGCCCTGGGTAAACGCCCTGCCCTGCTCGGCCTTATCCTGTTCGTCCTGTTGATCGGCGCGGCCTACGGCTTCAGCAAGGTGTTCAGCGGCCGCGGTGCGTACCTGCATGTGGGTGCGATTATCGGCACCATCATGGTCGGCAACGTGTTCCGCATCATCATGCCGGCCCAGCGTGCGCTGGTGGCAGCGATTGCAGAAAACCGCACGCCGGACCCGGCACTGCCGGCCAAGGGCCTGCTGCGTTCACGTCACAACAACTACTTCACCCTGCCTGTGCTGTTCATCATGATCAGCAACCACTTCCCGAGCACCTACGGCAGCCAGTACAACTGGTTGATCCTGGCCGGGATCGCGGTGGCGGCGGTATTGGTACGGCACTACTTCAACACCCGTCATGACAGCCAGAAATACGCGTGGACCCTGCCGGTCGGCGCCCTGGCGATGATCTGCCTGGCCTATGTCACCGGTCCAAAACCCGTGGCTACCACACCGGACGTGGCCAAGGCTCCAGCGGCCATCGAGTACCAGCCATTGCCGGAAACGGCGCTGGGTGGCGGCCTCAAGCCAGCAGCTGCCGCCACGCCCGCACCGGCAGCAGAAGCAGCTCCGGCCCAGGCCTCGACGGATTTCGGCAAGGTTCACAGCGTGATTGAAGAGCGTTGCACCGTGTGCCATTCGGCCAAGCCCACCAGCCCGCTGTTCAGCACCGCGCCGGCCGGGGTGATGTTCGATACCCCTGCGCAGATCCAGCAGCAGGCGGCGCGTATTCAAGCGCAGGCGGTTGCCAGCCAGATCATGCCGCTGGGCAACATTACCCAGATGACTCAGCAGGAGCGGGAGTTGATTGGCAGTTGGATCAATCAGGGGGCGCGTACCAACTAA
- the uraD gene encoding 2-oxo-4-hydroxy-4-carboxy-5-ureidoimidazoline decarboxylase, with amino-acid sequence MTAFQTLKPSALSRDEFVAAFADIYEHSPWVAEKAFDLGQDASIDEIETLHQRMSDILLRADHTRQLALINAHPDLAGKAAVQGQLTEASTNEQAGAGIHQCTAEEFSRFTELNDAYKAKFKFPFIMAVKGSNRHQILAAFETRIHNPVETEFKCALAEINKIALFRLLTL; translated from the coding sequence ATGACTGCTTTCCAGACCTTGAAACCATCGGCCCTCAGCCGCGACGAATTCGTCGCAGCCTTCGCTGATATCTACGAACACTCGCCATGGGTGGCCGAAAAGGCCTTCGACCTGGGCCAGGACGCCTCGATCGATGAGATCGAAACCCTGCACCAGCGCATGAGCGATATCCTGCTCCGCGCCGATCACACCAGGCAACTGGCGCTGATCAACGCTCACCCGGACCTGGCCGGCAAAGCCGCCGTCCAGGGCCAACTGACCGAAGCCAGCACCAACGAACAAGCTGGCGCCGGTATTCACCAATGCACGGCCGAAGAGTTTTCTCGCTTCACCGAGCTGAACGACGCCTACAAGGCCAAGTTCAAGTTTCCCTTCATCATGGCGGTAAAAGGCAGCAACCGGCATCAGATCCTCGCCGCGTTTGAAACGCGCATCCACAACCCGGTCGAAACCGAGTTCAAGTGCGCACTGGCAGAGATCAACAAGATTGCGTTGTTCCGTTTATTGACCCTCTAG
- the uraH gene encoding hydroxyisourate hydrolase, which translates to MGRLTTHVLDAAHGCPGSAIKVELYRVEGAQLELVASALTNSDGRCDAPLLQGDDYRSGVYQLQFSAGDYYRARGVQLPEPAFLDVVVLRFGISAEQDHYHVPLLISPYSYSTYRGS; encoded by the coding sequence ATGGGACGACTCACTACACACGTACTGGACGCCGCCCACGGCTGCCCAGGCAGCGCCATCAAAGTTGAACTGTATCGCGTCGAAGGCGCGCAACTGGAGCTGGTCGCCAGCGCCCTGACCAACAGCGACGGCCGTTGCGACGCGCCACTGCTGCAAGGTGACGACTACCGCAGTGGCGTCTACCAGTTGCAGTTCAGTGCCGGGGATTACTACCGCGCCCGTGGTGTGCAACTGCCGGAACCGGCGTTTCTCGATGTGGTAGTGCTGCGTTTTGGCATCAGTGCCGAACAGGATCACTACCATGTGCCGTTGCTGATTTCGCCCTACAGCTACTCCACGTACCGCGGTAGCTAA
- a CDS encoding MarR family winged helix-turn-helix transcriptional regulator: MLDLKNQTSQQAAMEAFFFGYQAFTAKADAMLERRGLSRVHQRIVFFIARYPALSVKQLLELLGVSKQALNMPLRQLQEMQLVDSVASDADKRKRLLHLTEEGQRFEQSLRREQVKLLQHAFAEAGEEAVKGWLAVNKALTLL, translated from the coding sequence ATGCTTGACCTTAAAAACCAAACCTCGCAGCAAGCCGCCATGGAAGCGTTCTTCTTCGGCTACCAGGCCTTTACCGCCAAAGCCGATGCAATGCTGGAGCGTCGGGGCTTGAGCCGGGTGCATCAACGCATCGTGTTTTTTATCGCCCGCTACCCCGCCTTGAGCGTCAAGCAACTGCTGGAGCTGTTGGGGGTGAGCAAGCAGGCGCTGAACATGCCGCTGCGCCAATTGCAGGAAATGCAGCTGGTCGACAGCGTTGCCTCGGACGCTGACAAACGTAAGCGCCTGTTGCACTTGACCGAGGAAGGCCAGCGCTTCGAACAGTCCTTGCGCCGCGAGCAAGTCAAGCTGCTGCAGCACGCCTTTGCCGAGGCCGGTGAAGAAGCGGTGAAGGGTTGGCTGGCGGTGAACAAAGCCCTGACCCTACTTTGA
- the alc gene encoding allantoicase produces MKAQPLPFEKFVNLADARLGTKIISVTDDWFADANRLFQPTPAVWKEGVFDDNGKWMDGWESRRKRFEGFDSAVIRLGVPGTIKGVDIDTSFFTGNFPPSASLEGCFLAEGEPTENTQWVEVLSAVELQGNSHHLHEINNDQAFSHLRFNIFPDGGVARLRVYGIPFRDWSAVGDNEQVDLASSLNGGRALACSDEHFGRMGNILNPGRGINMGDGWETARRRTPGNDWVIVALGHAGEVEKVVVDTLHFKGNYPDTCSIQAAFVKGGTDSQIETQSLFWRELLPAQKLEMHAEHTFAEQIKALGPITHIRLNVFPDGGVSRLRVFGKVSK; encoded by the coding sequence ATGAAAGCGCAACCCCTACCCTTCGAGAAGTTCGTCAACCTGGCCGACGCCCGTCTGGGCACCAAGATCATCTCGGTGACCGATGACTGGTTCGCTGACGCCAACCGACTGTTCCAGCCGACCCCGGCCGTATGGAAGGAGGGCGTTTTCGATGATAACGGCAAGTGGATGGACGGCTGGGAGTCACGCCGCAAGCGCTTCGAAGGCTTCGACAGCGCGGTGATCCGCTTGGGCGTACCGGGCACGATCAAGGGCGTGGACATCGACACTTCATTCTTTACCGGCAACTTCCCGCCGTCGGCATCCCTGGAAGGCTGCTTCCTGGCCGAAGGCGAACCGACTGAAAACACCCAGTGGGTCGAAGTGCTGTCTGCCGTGGAGTTGCAGGGCAATAGCCATCATCTGCACGAAATCAATAACGACCAGGCGTTCAGCCACCTGCGCTTCAACATCTTCCCCGATGGTGGCGTAGCGCGTCTGCGGGTGTATGGCATTCCGTTCCGCGACTGGTCGGCCGTGGGCGACAACGAACAAGTGGACCTGGCCTCCTCCCTCAATGGCGGCCGCGCACTGGCCTGCTCCGACGAACACTTCGGGCGCATGGGCAACATCCTCAACCCGGGCCGTGGCATCAACATGGGCGATGGCTGGGAAACCGCGCGTCGTCGCACACCTGGCAATGACTGGGTGATCGTCGCGCTGGGGCATGCCGGCGAGGTCGAGAAGGTAGTGGTCGACACCCTGCACTTCAAGGGCAACTACCCCGACACTTGCTCGATCCAGGCCGCGTTCGTCAAGGGCGGTACCGACAGCCAGATCGAGACCCAGTCGCTGTTCTGGCGTGAACTTTTGCCCGCGCAGAAGCTGGAAATGCACGCCGAACACACCTTTGCCGAGCAGATCAAGGCACTGGGCCCGATCACCCACATCCGCCTCAACGTATTCCCGGATGGTGGTGTAAGCCGCCTGCGGGTTTTCGGCAAGGTTTCGAAGTAA
- a CDS encoding ureidoglycolate lyase, which translates to MRTLMIEPLTKEAFAPFGDVIETDGSDHFMINNGSTMRFHKLATVETATPEDHAIISIFRADAQDMPLTVCMLERHPLGSQAFIPLLGNPFLIVVAPVGDAPVSGLVRAFVTNGRQGINYHRGVWHHPVLTIEKRDDFLVVDRSGTGNNCDEHFFKEDERLILAPHQ; encoded by the coding sequence ATGCGCACACTGATGATCGAACCCTTGACCAAAGAAGCCTTCGCCCCTTTCGGAGACGTTATCGAAACCGATGGCAGCGATCACTTCATGATCAACAACGGCTCGACCATGCGCTTTCATAAACTGGCGACGGTAGAAACCGCCACGCCAGAAGACCACGCCATCATCAGCATCTTCCGCGCCGATGCGCAGGACATGCCGCTGACCGTGTGCATGCTGGAAAGACACCCGCTGGGCAGCCAGGCCTTTATTCCGCTGCTCGGCAACCCCTTTCTGATCGTGGTCGCGCCCGTTGGCGATGCACCTGTATCAGGTTTGGTCCGCGCCTTCGTCACCAACGGCAGGCAGGGCATTAATTACCATCGCGGCGTCTGGCACCACCCGGTGCTGACGATCGAAAAGCGGGATGACTTCCTGGTGGTTGATCGCAGTGGCACAGGCAATAACTGCGATGAGCATTTTTTCAAAGAGGATGAGCGGTTGATCCTTGCCCCCCACCAATAA
- a CDS encoding lipid A biosynthesis lauroyl acyltransferase: MDRPRFRAVFFHPRFWLLWLGLGVLWLITQLPYRVLLGIGRVLGAFMYRVAGERRRIAARNLELCFPQISAQERKHLLKENFASTGIAFFEMAMSWWWSKQRLARLAHVEGLEHLKQAQREGKGVILMALHFTTLEIGAALLGQKHTIDGMYREHGNPLFDFIQRRGRERHNLDSLAVEREDVRGMLKLLRAGRAIWYAPDQDYGAKQSIFVPLFGIQAATVTATSKFARLGKALVVPFTQERLADGSGYRMVIHPPLSDFPGESDEVDCLRINQWVETAVRECPEQYLWAHRRFKSRPPGEPKLYEKRR; this comes from the coding sequence ATGGATCGCCCGCGTTTTCGAGCTGTATTTTTTCACCCGCGTTTCTGGCTGCTATGGCTGGGGCTCGGTGTGCTGTGGCTGATTACCCAGTTGCCATACCGCGTGCTGCTGGGAATTGGTCGTGTGCTGGGTGCGTTTATGTACCGGGTGGCCGGTGAGCGTCGGCGTATTGCCGCGCGAAACCTGGAACTGTGCTTCCCGCAAATCTCCGCCCAGGAGCGTAAACATTTGCTTAAGGAAAACTTTGCCTCCACCGGTATCGCCTTCTTTGAGATGGCCATGAGTTGGTGGTGGTCCAAACAGCGCCTGGCGCGCCTGGCCCATGTCGAAGGGCTGGAGCACCTCAAGCAGGCGCAACGGGAAGGCAAGGGCGTGATCCTCATGGCCCTGCATTTCACCACCCTGGAGATCGGTGCGGCCTTGCTGGGGCAGAAGCACACCATCGATGGCATGTACCGTGAGCACGGCAACCCGTTGTTCGATTTTATCCAGCGCCGTGGCCGCGAGCGCCACAACCTCGACTCCCTGGCGGTAGAGCGCGAAGACGTACGCGGCATGCTCAAGCTGCTGCGCGCCGGCCGGGCGATCTGGTACGCGCCAGACCAGGACTATGGCGCCAAGCAGAGCATTTTTGTGCCGTTGTTCGGCATCCAGGCGGCCACAGTCACCGCTACCAGCAAGTTCGCGCGCCTGGGCAAGGCGTTGGTGGTGCCGTTTACCCAGGAGCGTCTGGCCGATGGCAGTGGCTACCGCATGGTGATTCATCCGCCTTTGAGCGACTTCCCCGGCGAATCCGATGAAGTCGATTGCCTGCGTATCAACCAATGGGTGGAAACCGCGGTGCGCGAGTGCCCCGAGCAATACCTGTGGGCCCATCGCCGCTTCAAGAGCCGGCCACCGGGCGAACCCAAGCTGTACGAAAAGCGCCGCTGA
- the puuE gene encoding allantoinase PuuE, with protein sequence MSADYPRDLIGYGSNPPHPHWPGKARIALSFVLNYEEGGERNILHGDKESEAFLSEMVSAQPLQGARNMSMESLYEYGSRAGVWRILKLFKEFDIPLTIFAVAMAAQRHPDVIRAMVAAGHEICSHGYRWIDYQYMDEAQEREHMLEAIRILTELTGERPLGWYTGRTGPNTRRLVMEEGGFLYDCDTYDDDLPYWEPNNPTGKAHLVIPYTLDTNDMRFTQVQGFNKGDDFFEYLKDAFDVLYAEGAEAPKMLSIGLHCRLIGRPARLAALKRFIEYAKGHDQVWFTRRVDIARHWHDVHPFQGAGK encoded by the coding sequence GTGAGCGCTGACTACCCACGCGACCTGATCGGTTACGGCAGTAACCCACCGCACCCTCACTGGCCGGGCAAGGCGCGTATCGCCCTGTCGTTCGTACTCAATTACGAAGAAGGCGGTGAGCGCAATATCCTGCACGGCGACAAAGAGTCGGAAGCCTTCCTCTCGGAAATGGTCTCGGCCCAGCCGCTGCAAGGCGCGCGCAACATGAGCATGGAGTCGCTGTACGAATACGGCAGCCGTGCCGGCGTGTGGCGCATCCTCAAGCTGTTCAAGGAATTTGACATTCCGCTGACCATCTTCGCCGTGGCCATGGCCGCCCAGCGTCACCCCGATGTAATCCGTGCAATGGTCGCCGCCGGTCACGAGATCTGCAGCCACGGCTACCGCTGGATCGACTACCAGTACATGGACGAGGCCCAGGAGCGCGAGCATATGCTCGAAGCCATCCGCATCCTTACCGAGCTGACCGGCGAGCGCCCACTGGGCTGGTACACCGGGCGCACCGGCCCGAATACGCGGCGGCTGGTGATGGAGGAAGGTGGCTTCCTGTACGACTGCGACACCTACGACGACGACCTGCCCTACTGGGAACCGAACAACCCGACTGGCAAAGCGCACCTGGTGATCCCCTACACCCTGGACACCAATGACATGCGCTTCACCCAGGTGCAGGGCTTCAACAAGGGCGACGACTTTTTCGAGTACCTCAAGGACGCGTTCGATGTGCTGTATGCCGAAGGTGCCGAGGCGCCGAAGATGCTGTCCATCGGCCTGCATTGCCGCCTGATCGGCCGCCCGGCGCGCCTGGCTGCACTCAAGCGTTTTATCGAATACGCCAAGGGCCATGACCAGGTGTGGTTCACCCGCCGCGTCGACATTGCCCGCCACTGGCACGACGTACACCCTTTCCAGGGAGCCGGCAAATGA
- a CDS encoding NCS2 family permease gives MDLSPPHLSTTKQGWLERLFKLSLHGTTVKTELIAGLTTFITMAYIIFVNPNIMADAGIDHGAAFVATCIAAALGCLLMGLYANWPVGLAPGMGLNAFFTYTVVGTMGYTWETALGAVFISGVLFMILTLSRIREWLLNSIPVSLRHAMGAGVGLFLGVIGLKTAGIIVASPATLIKLGSLHEPAPLLAAVCFLLIAILSYHRVFGAILISIIAVTLAGWGLGLVHYQGIVAAPPSLAPTWMAMDVMGVFNVSMISVVFAFLFVHMFDTAGTLMGVAQRAGLVKADGKIENLSRALKADSASSVFGAVVGVPPVTSYVESAAGVAAGGRTGLTAVTVGVLFVAAMFFAPLAGMIPAYATAGALIYVAMLMMSGMAHIEWDDATDSIPAIVTAIMMPLTFSVADGIALGFITYVALKTGTGKYKQISISLWVLCAIFIAKFVFL, from the coding sequence CTGGACCTCAGTCCGCCCCACCTTTCGACCACAAAGCAGGGCTGGCTGGAACGCCTGTTCAAACTCAGCTTGCATGGCACCACAGTGAAGACCGAATTGATCGCCGGCCTCACGACGTTCATCACCATGGCCTACATCATCTTCGTCAACCCCAACATCATGGCCGACGCCGGTATCGACCACGGCGCCGCGTTTGTCGCGACCTGTATCGCTGCGGCCCTCGGTTGCCTGTTGATGGGCCTGTACGCCAACTGGCCAGTCGGCCTGGCGCCAGGCATGGGCTTGAATGCGTTCTTTACCTACACCGTGGTCGGCACCATGGGCTACACCTGGGAGACCGCGCTGGGCGCGGTGTTTATCTCCGGCGTGTTGTTCATGATCCTGACGCTGTCGCGCATCCGCGAATGGCTGCTCAACAGCATTCCGGTAAGCCTGCGCCACGCCATGGGCGCCGGGGTGGGCCTGTTCCTGGGGGTGATCGGCCTGAAAACCGCCGGCATCATCGTTGCCAGCCCCGCCACCCTGATCAAGCTCGGCTCCCTGCATGAACCGGCCCCGCTGTTGGCAGCCGTGTGCTTCCTGCTGATCGCGATCCTCAGTTACCACCGGGTATTCGGCGCGATCCTGATCAGCATCATTGCCGTCACCCTGGCCGGCTGGGGCCTGGGCCTGGTGCATTACCAGGGCATTGTTGCCGCCCCGCCGAGCCTGGCGCCGACCTGGATGGCGATGGACGTGATGGGCGTGTTCAACGTCAGCATGATCAGCGTGGTATTCGCCTTCCTGTTTGTGCACATGTTCGACACCGCCGGCACCCTGATGGGCGTCGCCCAGCGCGCTGGCCTGGTAAAGGCCGACGGCAAGATCGAAAACCTGTCGAGGGCCTTGAAAGCCGACAGTGCTTCCAGCGTGTTTGGCGCGGTGGTCGGTGTACCGCCCGTGACCAGTTATGTAGAAAGCGCGGCGGGCGTGGCGGCTGGTGGGCGCACAGGGCTTACGGCTGTAACCGTGGGCGTGCTGTTTGTGGCGGCGATGTTTTTCGCCCCGCTGGCGGGCATGATTCCTGCGTATGCCACAGCCGGCGCGCTGATTTATGTGGCGATGCTAATGATGAGCGGCATGGCACACATCGAGTGGGACGACGCCACCGACAGCATTCCGGCGATTGTCACGGCAATCATGATGCCCCTGACCTTCTCGGTCGCCGATGGCATCGCCCTGGGCTTTATCACTTACGTGGCCCTCAAGACCGGCACGGGCAAGTACAAGCAGATTTCCATCAGCCTGTGGGTGCTGTGCGCGATTTTCATCGCCAAGTTTGTCTTCCTGTAA
- a CDS encoding nucleobase:cation symporter-2 family protein, translating to MSQLEPQIPAAPAMVRLPLLQLILVGLQHVLLMYGGAVAVPLIIGQAAGLSREEIAFLINADLLVAGIATMVQSFGIGPLGIRMPVMMGASFAAVGSMVAMAGMPGIGLQGIFGATIAAGFFGMLIAPFMSKVVRFFPPLVTGTVITAIGLSLFPVAVNWAGGGASAVQFGSPIYLAIAGLVLATILLINRFMRGFWVNISVLIGMALGYALCGLLGMVDLGGLEQAPWLQVVTPLHFGMPKFELAPILSMCLVVVIIFVESTGMFLALGKITGQEVTPKMLRRGLLCDAGASFFAGFFNTFTHSSFAQNIGLVQMTGVRCRSVTIMAGAFLIVLSLLPKAAFLVASIPPAVLGGAAIAMFGMVAATGIKILQEADIADRRNQLLVAVSIGMGLIPVVRPEFFAQLPLWMSPITHSGIAMATLSALSLNVLFNILGGSERPAVAHTH from the coding sequence ATGTCCCAGTTAGAACCGCAGATTCCTGCCGCCCCCGCCATGGTGCGGCTTCCACTTTTGCAACTGATTCTGGTGGGCCTGCAACATGTACTGCTGATGTACGGCGGCGCGGTGGCCGTACCGCTGATCATCGGACAAGCCGCGGGCTTGAGCCGTGAAGAAATCGCCTTTTTGATCAACGCCGACCTGTTGGTGGCGGGGATCGCCACCATGGTCCAGTCGTTTGGCATCGGCCCGCTGGGTATCCGCATGCCGGTGATGATGGGCGCCAGTTTCGCCGCCGTCGGCAGCATGGTCGCCATGGCGGGCATGCCGGGTATCGGCCTGCAAGGGATTTTTGGCGCGACCATCGCCGCCGGATTCTTTGGCATGCTCATCGCCCCCTTCATGTCCAAGGTGGTGCGCTTCTTCCCACCTTTGGTGACCGGTACCGTGATCACGGCCATCGGTCTTTCGTTGTTTCCTGTCGCGGTGAACTGGGCCGGCGGTGGCGCTAGCGCTGTGCAATTCGGCTCGCCGATCTACCTGGCCATCGCCGGCCTGGTGCTGGCCACCATCTTGCTGATCAACCGTTTTATGCGTGGCTTCTGGGTCAATATCTCGGTACTGATCGGTATGGCCCTGGGCTACGCCTTGTGTGGATTGCTCGGCATGGTCGACCTCGGCGGCCTGGAGCAGGCGCCATGGCTGCAGGTGGTCACGCCATTGCACTTCGGCATGCCCAAGTTCGAGTTGGCGCCGATCCTTTCGATGTGTCTGGTGGTGGTGATTATCTTTGTCGAGTCCACCGGCATGTTCCTCGCGCTGGGCAAGATCACCGGCCAGGAAGTCACCCCGAAAATGCTGCGGCGCGGCCTGCTGTGCGATGCCGGTGCGTCGTTCTTCGCCGGGTTCTTCAACACCTTCACCCATTCCTCTTTCGCCCAGAACATCGGCCTGGTGCAGATGACCGGTGTGCGCTGCCGCTCGGTGACAATCATGGCCGGGGCCTTTTTGATTGTCCTCAGCCTGCTGCCCAAGGCCGCATTCCTGGTGGCTTCGATCCCTCCTGCGGTGCTGGGCGGTGCGGCTATCGCAATGTTTGGCATGGTGGCAGCGACCGGGATCAAGATCCTGCAGGAAGCCGACATCGCCGACCGTCGCAACCAGTTGCTGGTAGCGGTCAGTATCGGCATGGGCCTGATCCCCGTGGTGCGCCCAGAGTTCTTCGCGCAGTTGCCCTTGTGGATGAGCCCGATTACCCACAGTGGCATCGCCATGGCCACGCTCAGTGCGCTGTCGCTGAACGTGCTGTTCAACATTCTGGGCGGCTCAGAACGCCCCGCAGTCGCCCATACGCATTGA
- a CDS encoding LysE family translocator, which yields MSVETWLLFSGAALIVILIPGPLSLLMISNSLNYGLRRSYPAFLGGVFASICLLSASALGLGALLLASEQLFSALKIVGALYLFYLAWQSWQQSRLPSQGAVVPDAAPVPRFRALFGRAFVLGASNPKDILFFAAFLPQFLSSQQPFLPQLLIMIATWTVLDLLCKLAYGLGAHGAARYLRTGKGQSWFNRFSAGLFGSAGAASLLRG from the coding sequence ATGAGCGTGGAAACCTGGCTGCTGTTCAGCGGCGCTGCTTTGATCGTGATTCTGATTCCGGGGCCGCTGTCGCTGCTGATGATCAGCAACAGCCTGAACTACGGCCTGCGCCGTTCGTACCCGGCGTTTCTTGGCGGGGTGTTTGCCTCGATCTGCCTGTTGAGCGCCTCGGCCCTGGGCCTGGGGGCCTTGTTGCTGGCGTCGGAGCAGTTGTTCAGCGCCTTGAAGATCGTCGGTGCGCTGTACCTGTTCTACCTTGCGTGGCAGAGCTGGCAGCAATCGCGCCTGCCGTCCCAGGGCGCCGTGGTGCCGGACGCAGCACCCGTGCCGCGCTTTCGCGCCCTGTTTGGCCGGGCCTTTGTGCTGGGCGCCAGCAACCCCAAGGACATCCTGTTTTTCGCCGCCTTCCTGCCGCAGTTTCTCAGCAGCCAGCAGCCGTTCCTGCCGCAACTGCTGATCATGATCGCCACCTGGACCGTGCTGGACCTGCTGTGCAAGCTGGCCTACGGCCTGGGTGCCCACGGCGCCGCACGCTACCTGCGCACCGGCAAGGGCCAGAGCTGGTTCAACCGCTTCAGCGCCGGGCTGTTTGGCAGCGCCGGAGCGGCGTCGCTGCTCAGGGGCTAG
- a CDS encoding outer membrane protein OmpK: MKRTVNSLMLAGSLLAGGQAMAGDLLQWQNNSLTYLWGKNFKVNPEIQQTVTFEHADAWKYGDNFFFLDRIFYNGKEDGNVGPNTYYGEFSPRLSFGKIFDKDLSFGPIKDVLLAFTYEFGEGDNESYLVGPAFDLNIPGFDYFQLNFYQRQTEGNRPGDGVWQITPVWSYTIPVGNSDVLIDGFMDWVVDNDKNARGTYHANLHFNPQVKYDLGKAMSWGAKQLYVGFEYDYWKNKYGIQDSGAFETNQDTASLLVKYHF, encoded by the coding sequence ATGAAACGTACCGTGAACAGCCTGATGTTGGCCGGATCCCTGTTGGCCGGGGGCCAGGCGATGGCGGGTGACCTGCTGCAGTGGCAGAACAACAGCCTGACTTACCTGTGGGGCAAGAACTTCAAAGTCAACCCAGAGATCCAGCAAACCGTCACCTTCGAACATGCCGATGCGTGGAAGTACGGCGACAACTTCTTCTTCCTCGACCGCATCTTTTACAACGGCAAGGAAGACGGCAACGTCGGCCCCAATACTTACTACGGCGAGTTCAGCCCGCGGTTGTCGTTTGGCAAGATCTTCGATAAAGACTTGTCCTTCGGCCCGATCAAAGATGTATTGCTGGCGTTCACCTACGAGTTCGGCGAGGGCGACAACGAGTCGTACTTGGTAGGCCCGGCGTTCGACTTGAACATCCCAGGCTTTGACTACTTCCAGTTGAACTTCTATCAGCGCCAGACCGAAGGCAATCGCCCGGGTGATGGCGTATGGCAGATCACCCCGGTCTGGTCCTACACCATTCCAGTGGGCAACTCCGATGTGCTGATCGACGGCTTTATGGACTGGGTGGTGGATAACGACAAGAACGCCCGTGGCACTTACCACGCCAACCTGCACTTCAACCCGCAGGTCAAGTATGACCTGGGCAAGGCCATGAGCTGGGGCGCCAAGCAGTTGTATGTGGGTTTTGAATACGACTACTGGAAGAACAAGTACGGGATCCAGGACAGCGGCGCGTTCGAGACCAACCAGGATACGGCGAGCCTGTTGGTCAAGTACCACTTCTAA